From the Corallococcus silvisoli genome, one window contains:
- a CDS encoding thiolase family protein, translating into MSGRVVIASAVRTPFTRAHKGEFKDTRPDTLAALAIKEAVAQVPGLKPADVEDVILGCAMPEAEQGMNVARNASLLAGLPDTVPGMTINRFCSSGVQSVAQAAQGIKSGMLQVAIAGGTESMTMVPMGGNKVSANPEIMEKLPEVYTSMGATAENIASRYGVTREDADKFAAESQRRAATAREQGKFKEEIFPVTTTMFDEDGTQKQVTVSVDTIMRPETTVEGLAKLRPAFNAKGVVTAGNASPLTDGAAAAVVMSEEKAKELNVKPLGYFVDYVVAGVPPEIMGVGPVPAIRKLLERNKLKIEDISVFELNEAFAAQALYCVRELGIPQDKVNPNGGAIALGHPLGVSGARMVATILRELKRRDGRYGVVSMCIGGGMGAAALVELAK; encoded by the coding sequence ATGTCCGGTCGAGTCGTGATTGCCAGCGCGGTGCGCACCCCCTTCACCCGCGCCCACAAGGGAGAGTTCAAGGACACGCGTCCGGATACGCTCGCGGCCCTTGCCATCAAGGAAGCCGTCGCCCAGGTCCCCGGCCTCAAGCCGGCGGACGTGGAGGACGTCATCCTCGGCTGTGCCATGCCCGAGGCGGAGCAGGGCATGAACGTGGCCCGCAACGCGAGCCTGCTCGCCGGGCTGCCGGACACCGTTCCGGGCATGACCATCAACCGCTTCTGTTCCTCCGGCGTGCAGTCGGTGGCGCAGGCGGCGCAGGGCATCAAGTCCGGCATGCTCCAGGTGGCCATCGCCGGTGGCACCGAGTCCATGACCATGGTGCCCATGGGCGGCAACAAGGTCTCCGCCAACCCGGAGATCATGGAGAAGCTGCCGGAGGTCTACACCTCCATGGGCGCGACCGCGGAGAACATCGCGTCGCGCTACGGCGTCACCCGTGAGGACGCGGACAAGTTCGCGGCGGAGAGCCAGCGCCGCGCGGCCACCGCGCGTGAGCAGGGCAAGTTCAAGGAGGAGATCTTCCCCGTCACCACGACGATGTTCGACGAGGACGGCACCCAGAAGCAGGTGACCGTGTCCGTGGACACCATCATGCGTCCGGAGACGACGGTGGAAGGGCTCGCGAAGCTGCGCCCGGCCTTCAACGCCAAGGGCGTGGTGACGGCGGGCAACGCGTCGCCGCTGACCGACGGCGCGGCCGCCGCGGTGGTGATGAGCGAGGAGAAGGCGAAGGAGCTCAACGTCAAGCCGCTGGGCTACTTCGTGGACTACGTGGTCGCCGGCGTGCCGCCCGAAATCATGGGCGTGGGCCCGGTGCCCGCCATCCGCAAGCTCCTGGAGCGCAACAAGCTGAAGATCGAGGACATCAGCGTGTTCGAGCTCAACGAGGCCTTCGCCGCGCAGGCGCTGTACTGCGTCCGCGAGCTGGGCATCCCCCAGGACAAGGTGAACCCCAACGGCGGCGCCATCGCCCTGGGCCACCCGCTGGGCGTGTCCGGCGCGCGCATGGTGGCCACCATCCTGCGCGAGCTGAAGCGCCGCGACGGCCGCTACGGCGTCGTCAGCATGTGCATCGGCGGCGGCATGGGCGCCGCGGCGCTGGTGGAGCTGGCGAAGTAA